One segment of Streptomyces sp. YIM 121038 DNA contains the following:
- the prcA gene encoding proteasome subunit alpha yields the protein MSTPFYVSPQQAMADRAEYARKGIARGRSLVVLQYADGIVFVGENPSRALHKFSEIYDRIGFAAAGKYNEYENLRIGGVRYADLRGYTYDRDDVTARGLANVYAQTLGTIFSSNAEKPYEVELVVAEVGTTPDGDQIYRLPHDGSIVDEHGSVAVGGNAEQISTYLDQRHRDGMTLAEALKLAVQSLSRDTNGSEREIPAERLEVAVLDRTRPQQRKFKRIVGGQLERLLGGEAAAQASSDAEADAESGETSEGGSSQE from the coding sequence GTGTCGACGCCGTTCTATGTCTCACCCCAGCAGGCCATGGCCGACCGGGCGGAGTACGCCCGCAAGGGCATCGCTCGCGGTCGCAGTCTGGTTGTGCTGCAGTACGCCGACGGCATTGTGTTCGTCGGTGAGAACCCGTCCCGTGCGCTGCACAAGTTCAGCGAGATCTACGACCGGATCGGTTTCGCCGCGGCCGGCAAGTACAACGAGTACGAGAACCTCCGAATTGGCGGTGTCCGCTACGCGGATCTGCGGGGATATACGTACGACCGTGACGATGTGACGGCCCGTGGTCTGGCGAACGTGTACGCGCAGACGTTGGGCACGATTTTCTCGTCCAATGCCGAGAAGCCCTACGAGGTGGAGCTGGTCGTCGCGGAGGTCGGTACGACCCCGGACGGGGACCAGATCTACCGGCTGCCGCACGACGGCTCGATCGTGGACGAGCACGGCTCGGTCGCGGTCGGCGGCAATGCGGAGCAGATCAGTACGTATCTGGATCAGCGGCACCGGGACGGGATGACCCTCGCGGAGGCGCTGAAGCTGGCGGTGCAGTCGCTGTCGCGGGATACGAACGGCAGTGAGCGGGAGATCCCGGCGGAGCGGCTCGAAGTGGCGGTTCTGGACCGGACGCGTCCGCAGCAGCGCAAGTTCAAGCGGATCGTGGGCGGCCAGCTGGAGCGGCTGCTCGGCGGCGAGGCCGCGGCTCAGGCGTCCTCGGACGCGGAGGCCGACGCCGAGTCGGGCGAGACCTCCGAGGGCGGTTCGTCCCAGGAGTAG